The Oncorhynchus nerka isolate Pitt River linkage group LG5, Oner_Uvic_2.0, whole genome shotgun sequence nucleotide sequence TGTTtatctaactaacgttagctagccagccaacgTTATAACAACCAATTTCCcttaaaatgtagctagctaaaatgcaacagctaactagctactaacgttagcttgctagctagctatagtaACGTTGGTTGACTAGCAAAACATTTCGCGCTCATGCATCCTATGGCGCCGAAGCAGCTATTGTACTGTGCTTGAAATATCTCATAAATAGTCAACTAGTGTACCTACTAGTGTCTCCACTGAGTCTGTAGTGATTGACAATAATCAACTAAAACAAAGGGAAAAAGGCATTTTTAGTACTGTTTTAATGTTAAGTTATTCGGAAAAATGATGTTCTTGACAATGGCATGATCTTTCAGTCTTGTTGATCAATATATCATTGTTTCTAGGAATAGGGGCCCTTCAAGGTGGTCCAACTGCCGGAAACGGGGAGCTGATGGCAGTATGAGATCAAATGGGGACTTGGACTCAACCGGTACCAGTGATCTGAAGATGAATGCTAACCATAGACCTGTTAGGTAAGATAAGATTCAGACTGCTAACTTGGGAGTTATCAAACCAATATTTTAGGTAGATTTTCTGTTGAGCCCTttcttgcatcccaaatggcacccaattccctacatagtgcactactttgaccagagccctatggtttctttatagtgcactttatagggacaAGCAATTTGGGATGTAGACCTTGACAACCATAAATTAAGTAGACTGCCCTGTGACATGTAAATGAGGGAAGCGTTTGAGAACAATGGTTAGGTTGACAGATGGTTGCTAAATGCAAATGTGCCCCATGTATGTCACCCTGAATAATGCTGTTAAAAACAAACAATTAAAATGTATGgtgttgtttaatgttttttTCACACCATCAGCCATCTCCAACTTAAGGTGTTTTGAGACGTCTTCTGGAGAGGAATCTCATAATAACTCTACATTTCATTCCTCTTTCAGTTTTACCACTCCTGAAAGTGAAGGTCCAGTTCCTAGATGCGCGGATTGGGGGAGTGAAGTGGAGACTGACGAAAGGCGCTCAAGTGTCCGTCGGGATATGCAACGGTCAGCAGTCACTGCGGAGTTTCCCCTTTTAGTTAAATGTGCTTATAAAAGCTTTCAATTGCTTATGGTATTGTTTCTTTTAGTTACAGGCGAAGGATACTAACATCAGATTTTGGTCCAAGGGAACGAAAGAACTCTTCTGGGAGGTATGTTTGAAAATGAATGTCTCATACTGTGTTTTGCATGAGAGCCTGGTCCCAGATttttgtgctcttgccaactccattgcttgctcattgtcaagccaaacaaACAATGTGcgtgacaaggagttggcatgatagcacaaacagactggcactcagggtACATCCATTCATTGCATTTCATTCATTAATCTGTTTCCTGTCTTCAGCTCAGAGTCCAGAGACTCTCCTGTCCCCGGTGAGGTCATGGAGGAGGACGAGGAAGTCCTGATGAGGAGGCAGAAACAGATCACCTACGGGAAGAACACACTCGCCTATGACAGATACATCAAGGAAGTACCCAAGTGAGTAAAATAGTGTTGGTTTTCATTCAGCTACCACCCTAATAGATCAAAGTTAATATTAACCCATTTGTTTTCCATTGTTTTGCCAGGCACTTGAGGCAGCCGGGAGTTCATCCTAAGACTCCCAACAAGTTCAAGAAGTACAGCCGGCGCTCATGGGACCAGCAGATTAAGCTGTGGAAGGTGAAGATTCACGCGTGGGATCCCCCAGCCCTGGAAGGCAGTGAGCTGCAGGCCATGTAAGCCCCTCAAATATCCTGGCATTTAAAACGATCAAgcaaaaaaaatgtgtgtgtatatatatatatataatgtttctATGCCATTGAACTTTATACTCCCTTTGATATAGTCCTTCAATTGTAAGCACAAGTTGTTCTCCTGAAATTGCATTTGGGAAATATGTTAAAGCCATCCTGTAGAAAAAATGTATCTACCTAGTCTCAGGGAAAATCCTTCATGAGAGGACACCTTTGTGCCAGATGGCTTACTCAAACCAAGTTTGTAATACAGTTGTTCTTTGTTTCATGTATCATTTAGAGAGGAGGTTGACTTGGATGATGTCATGGATATTGAGCTGGACTTCCCTGAGCTGGATTCAGACTCGAGCGCACAGCCTCTTAAAGTCAGCAATGCCTCTTCATCTCAACCGGTATGTTCTTTAACCAGTCTTGGCATGTTTGAAGACAACTATTGGTCCATGTTCAAAAGCCATTTTGGGAAGCACTGTTGGACTCTTACCAAACACAATTGGAGTGACTTTGTGCTGCATTTTTTCAGTATAAAACTaatctagatttttttttttttatgttctaGGACTCCTGCCAAGGGACTCCCAGCAAGATGATGAAAATAGATGCATCAGTTGATCTTGACATGGCCTAACTGTTGTGCATTGAAAGACAATCCATGGCGATCACCCTAGCTGGAAAAATTATTGAATGCTTAATTAAAATTCCAGGATAAATTCATGATTAAATTCAAGTCAGTGACCTGAATTGTATATAGTTAAAATTGACTTATGTTGTGCTGTGGATGCTTGCATTTTATAATTGTTAATGACTTTATGTTAAGAAAATAAATTTATTGTGAGTAGTTGGGAGTGTAAATTTgactgcgtttagacaggcagtcCAAATCAGATATTTTTCTTCTccatcagatcagctctgaaaaagatctgatgtggtaGGTACAAATTACCAATtagaaaaaaatatcagaatttggCAGCCTGTGTAAATTGTTTTGAAATACAATGTTGTACTATATTTTGAAGGGTTATGTTGGCATTGAGGTTTTTATAGgcagtttttaaaaaataaatgaagtTATGCGTCAAGGTTATTTTACTCTATGATAAGTTTTCTGTATATGCATTCTCAGCGTTCTGCCTGGCTGTAGCTGCGAAATGTATATGTTCTTAGCTAGTTTTTCATAGTACATTAATGCTTATTACTTAGTGATTATCGGAAGCATGGATGAGCAATAGATCTATGTGAACGAGCGCCATAGCTCCGCCCCGTATTAACCATAACAAGGGACGCTCTCTTTTCATTGGCTGTTTGTATCTCATGATGGTTAGCTAGCTTTGAGCTAGCAATGCTATTCGTGGACCAAACCCGCTACTTTCGTGAGCACTAGGATTAAAACTCAAAATAGGATTGCCTGAATTGCTAACAGTTGACTGCTGTAATCCTCACAGCAAGTGTTGATGTGAAACACGGAAGTATTCAAGTACAAATGTGATGTTTGTTTTATTACCTTTAACGGTAGCTAGCAACAATGGATGCTAATTTCTTTCAATTTGGCCATCACTTGCTAACTAGAAAATATTTGCTTGCAAGAGTGGCAAGCAACGTGGAGTAAAAAACAATGTTGACAAATGAATTTGCCAACGCTAGGTGTCAAGAAGAGGAAGCATAGACTTACTAGCCAGCTAAATGGGGTTCTCTTACTGGGCCTTTACGTCGGATACTGATTTCACAGGTATTGTGGTATTGCCGTTTTATTATGGCAGTAAGTAGCCTATACTTTTCAGATGGCCAACGCGTAGCTACCATGTTAGGGAGTGTGTCACTGTGATAGAGTTGTTATGAATCTCACTATAGAGTCTGGCAATGACAAGCAAGTGTGAAATCGTTTTCAAATAGACACCTGTATTAGTTATGTGAACGGTGGCTATTGTTGCCTTTTTATACGATAGTCCACTATCGGCGATCGCCCAGATGGAGTATTTGGTGGCGACAGCTTGTCAAGGAATACTATCAGAAAACATCAGCAGGCGAGCTTGACCTCATCGCTAAAGTTTAAGAGCTAGACGTAACCTGAATACGAAATGTAAAGAGGGTGATCATGTTACCTTGAGTAACGTTAAAGCTCGGTGCTGTTTCCTGGAAATGTGTTCATTTATTCTGACTATGAGGGCATTTAATTAATAACGTTGTTTCCAACAGCAATGTGAGCCATTTTGGGAAAGACCCCTGAATGCTACGTCCTGTTTGATATGGCTCAGATTTTGTGCACCTACCAGGTGACCCAGAATGGGACCGCTTTGGAAATAGAGGGGCAGGGAGGTTTGGACAAGGCAGGAGGTAACCTTCTCTGTTCCCTAACGTCTACACTGACATTGTGATTGTGAATATGTAGTTTATTGTTACTTCGTGTTCTGTTTCAGAATAGGAACACTGTTGCGTGGTGTGATACTACTCTTTGTCTTCATCCAGATAAAACAGAGACATCCCCTGTGAATGAGAACCCAGAACCCTTTTCTTCTGAAGAGGAACAGGTAAGTGACTAACATTCTCAATTAAATATTTTGTGGTATGCTTAAGTCaatgtaaaaaaacatttaaGTTATGGTTTTATTATTGACCATTCTCTGAACCATCTTATTTCAGAAGAGACTAAATGCTTTGTCAGATGATGACTTTCTTTCAAAGGACAAGCTTGATGGTATGGGCAACACCTTCTTTGTTACTGTTTTGATAGTTAACACCTGAGCTATGTAAATAGAAACAAATTGATAAGAGGACAATGCTGTTTGTGTGGCATTACAGTAGCACTATACTCCTGTCATCTTCAGCTTCTTGGTCCCAGAGTTGCCCCTTCACCAAGTCTCTGCAGAAGGCGGAGGCCCTGCTGAGGACTCGCTTCAACCCCAGCCTGAGGTGGCTACTGAGGCAGAAAAGTGATGATATGTGGGAATTTGAGAACCGGGATACCTTTGTAGCGTGCCAGAACCTCACCTCTCAGTCGTCTAGCAGGCTGCAGCGGCTAGACCAGGGCATGCTGGGTCTCAGTCCACAGTGCCAAGTGTTGCGGGGGCCACGGACAGGCCAGCTGCAGAGTTGCGTCAGGGGCCTCGCTACAGAGGGCAGTTTCTACCACCACCCTCCAGCCGCTACCCTCAGCCAGCACTATGGGCAGCTGCAGTACCTACTGGAACAGCGGGCTCAGCTCCTTTTCCTCCATGAGTATGCCCGGCGCACCAGAGTCACCACTGTGTACGTTGACAAACTGACTAGCCTGCTGGAGCGGGAGCTAGGTTTGTTGATGGACAGGAGTCGAGTCCTGGAGCGACCAAACTCTGCCTGGAGCTTTGGGATGGGAGGCCTGTGCCAGGAACTACGTATCCATGTGAGCCATTGGGATGCTCTATGTGCCAAAGCCCAGTCTGACGTCTGGCTGAGAACTGTTCTGTTCCAGAGGACAGAGACCCTTGCTGTCATGCGGCGGACACTGAGAGTGCTGGGACTGCAGGCCCTGGTTCTGATGGAACGTTGTATCTATACAGCCCTCTCCGCTCTGGCCTCAGCTCAGCTGGCCAGGGTGCCTAGAGATGCCTTAGAAGACCTGCTGGCTGGGGCAGAGGTCTTTAACCAGGTACTGGAGGAGCAGAGAGTCCAGCATAGAGGCTCGCGGTGGAGAACTCAGACCCTGCAGCTGTCTGACTGGCCTGGGCTGTCTAGTAGGCAGCCCACCCGGAGGGGTAGCCTTCCTGCACCGTTCCCAGTGGTTGAACTGATGAGGATACTGGCAGAGCACAGGGGGCAGATTGCAGCAGAGCAGCTGTACCAATGGGCTTCCCAACAGAGCTTCCTCTACTCCCAGGCCCTGCACACTGGAGCCCCAGCCCCTACGTGGGAGAAATTAGAACTGTTATTCCCGCTGCTTTCCCCTCTACACCCCTCAGAGCCCAGTCCTGATGGGCTCACACTGGAGAACCTCCCTGGGCCCTCTTCAGATGAATCCAGGTTGGGAAAACCCTGTTCCTGGTCCTCTGATCTCCCCTTTATAGCCTTCATCCGTCAGGACCGAAAGTCTCTAGAGATTCTCTTCCAGGCCCTGGTGTCCTCCACAGACCTGATGGCTCCACACATCCCCAACAGACCCAGGCCGGAGTGTACCAACACCCCAGAACATTCTCCCAGGTGCTTTGAGGGAGAGTCTTCACCCACAGATGAGGCCAGGCAGGAGATAAAGAGACCCAAGTCAGTCCAGTCTGGGGCCTGTGTGGAGCTCTTTGGTCATTACAGGACAATGCTGTGGAGGGAGTTTGGCAAAGCTGTCATTCAGCGCTTCCACCAGCCACCAAAGAGAGACCCTTTGGGCAGTGTTAACCAGTGGAACGACCAGATGGTTTTCCAGCTTGTGATGTGGCTCAACCATGGCTGTAGAGGAGGTAACAAATGCTGCCTGTTTTTAATCAGTTGATGTGTGACTGTGACACTTTCAATAAATAATAGTTGAATGCCTTGCAGAGCTCGTCCCTGAAGAGTGTAGAGGAGTGGTTGATGACTTCATCTTACAGCTCCTGTCCAACACTGCTTTTAGGCACTGGGATGAGGGTCAGTTTCTGTGTTTAAAACATCCTTAATACACTGTAATTTGACATCCATCTGCATCATGTAGTTATagtaatataaaaacacaatgttttTGGTTTCTGTTAAGGTATTGCCTctaatctttgtgtgtgtgtttctttctctcttgcaGTGATGTgtgcgtcactgggctcaggacTGAAAGATAAATGTCTTCCAGGAGTTGAGCGTGAGAACTGCATGGTGATGACATGTACCATGGAGAGACTCCTGCAGCTGTCCCCTCCACTCCTCACAGTGCTGCAGTGTCTTCAAACTTCAGCCCTCCTGGTCCAAGGTAACCCCTATATCAGCCCACCTGGTCCAGGGTAACCCCTATCTGCCCACCTGGTCCAAGTTAACCCCTATATCAGCCCACCTGGTCCAAGTTAACCCCTATATCAGCCCACCTGGTCCAAGGTAACCCCTATATCAGCCCACCTGGTCCAAGGTAACCCCTATATCAGCCCATCTGGTCCAAGGTAACCCCTATATCAGCCCACCTGGTCCAAGTTAACCCCTATATCAGCCCACCTGGTCCAAGTTAACCCCTATATCAGCCCACCTGGTCCAAGTTAACCTCCATATCCATATGATTTAAACTGCTTATTAATCTGGAAATCACCTCCAAATATCCCTAGGTCATTCTCATTCTCTACCTCTTAAACATTCTACCAGGCCACACGGTAGTCATCTTGCTTTTCATCCTTCATCAGGTGACAGTAATGCTCGGACTATGAGGTCCCTTCACATAGGATCGCTGAGCAGAGTGGTGGCATCCGTCCGATCCTCTACCTTCTGGGTCATGAGAAAGGCCTATCAGTTCCTTTCCTCCTGGTCCCTCAACAAGTTCCTGCTTGTCACCCTAGGAGACCTCAAGGTGAGGATTCACTCTGACATGCTTCCCAAATGgcttcctatatagtgcactactttgaactagagctctggtctaaagcagtgcactatatagggaatacggtgACATTTGGGGGACACATCTTCTATTTCCCTATTGAATGTATGTTGGCCTTGCTTCAGATGGTCTCCATCTTTCTTCTTGTCTTTAGTGAGAAATCCTATGTTGACATTGAGGGATGCACTTACATAAGTGTGTTCTGTGCTTTAAGGTTCTGAGAGCATCAGTGGTGAGGCTACTGCAGCATGTGGAGGCCCTGAGTGTGAATGAAAATCATCTCCTCAAGCTGCTGGCTGCACAGCTTACTCAGAGTGTCACAGATCTACAGGTGAGGGACAATATAATGGTTGATCTGTCCATTTCTAGACCAATGTTCCACCTGTCATCTCTTATAACCGATTTGAATTTATTACTCAAATAAACTCAGTTCTATTATGTCTGAATTGTTGAAGGTATTCTCTGAACTGGTGCTCAGAATCTTCTCCAAGGACTGTAAGAGGATGTCTGAGGAGATCTTTTTGCAGACCATGCCCTCAGCAAAGCACTGGAGAGTGAACTATAAAACAGGTCAATTACAGACTGATGGAACTGAAATATCCTATATTCTAAACATAAGAAACATGTCCACTATTTGAGTTTTTTTCTGTTGTACTTTGTGTATGGAGCCAATATAATTGATGCTTGTTTTTTCCTTCATCTTATTGTATCTGTAGAGTTCCCCAGCAGCCCTAGTGATTACGCTACTACTGCAGCTCagagtgtaataggacaggtacTGGAGGGGGTGCAGCCCCTGCCTGAGGAGGCTCGGATCCCCGCCCTGACAGAGGCCATGACAGCCTTCATGGAGGCCTGGATGGAGCACATCCTCAAGCAGAAGATCAAGTTCAGGTATGTGTACAGTATTCCCTGATTTTAGATTAGCAAATACAACCGTGCTGAATaccatagaaatacaattacTCGAATGGGCATAGAATCTCTGACTTGGGAAGCCCATACTAGTGATTCTATTTCTGTGATTATACTGATTATCATTACTGTTATCTCCTAACATGGCACTAGTAAGGGGAGTGATAGACACACCCATTCACCAACctttctgttcctctgtctctctctctctctgcagtatcCAGGGGGCTCTACAGCTGAAGCAAGACTTTGACTTGATCCGGAACCTGATACGCTCTGAGGAATACAGCCTGTCAGAGGAGATCCACCAGAGGCTGCTCTCCCTCCGGGTCTTCCACCAGGTGGACAACGCCATCGTGTGCCTGCTGCAGCAGCCCATGGCCAAGCCCTACATGCCTTCGCGGGGCTGGGAGCCCTTCAGACGCTGCTGTAAGTGTCCACCAGGGGGGGTGCCTTCATCATTGATAACATGATTTTTAGTTGAATCCCACTATAGTGGAATTATAAAAGTAAGCCACACAGGCAAGTCAGACGTAACACAACACTTTACAGCAATGTATTTGGCCTGTTTCTCCTGTTGACAATCTTGTAATTTCTACCCGTCAGGTCCAAGTAGTGCCAATATGGTGGACCAATCGTCTAGCAGTCTGAATAATTTTGAGAGCATGGACCTCCAGTCTGCATGTCAACAGGCCCTGGCCCAGGCAGAGGGCTCTATGAGCCCTGAGCTGCTGGCCTCCACCCCGCAGGAGTCCTACCTGGCCGTGGCACAGCAAGAGTGGCTGGACCTGCGCATACACAATGGAAACCGCTGGAAGCTCCCTGGGCTGCAGTGCCTGACAAGGTCAGAGCCCTAACCCTCAGGTATTCTATGTAGAAACTCATTCCTCCTCCAGTCCAGACACTGGAAATTAACAGCCTTTTGGCCTAAAGGCTGTCCTACAAGGCTGCTCATCTGGAAGCCATTTTGCTCTTTGAATTAATAAATGTGTTAATGCGCTAGGGCCAGTTTACTAGATTATGAAGTTACTAGGAACATTTGGATGTTACATTTCCTAGGACTTCATCTGAACAAATCAAAGCCATGTCAATAGACTAGTATTGAAGTTATTTATCTTATCATTCACGACAAAAGGTACAAAGCAATAACGTTACTGAAAAGTTTTTTTGTTTCTTTTCAAAACAACATTTCAAATATTGTGTGTATCCATGGCATGTGCATATAATTTAACATATTTTTGTAAATCTGTGCTAATGAAGTAATGGAAAGTAAAGATTTGTTTTTCATCTCTGGCTCCTGAGGGGTTTGTTTGTTTACTTTTTAACCACAGAAAAGGAAACATCAGGTCATAAAATAGATGATCATGGTTGATCTATAGATAGTAAACCCTCTCATAGTAAGATTACAGAATTATCGACATAATACATTGATGATACATTACAATATAGCAACTTCAAGAAGTGCATTTGATGCAAAAAACAATTTCCAGTTGATGAGTTGCAGTAGTGAGAACCTGGGCTACCTGGCACCCATGACTACAATTACAATCAGGGCGACAAGGAGACCACAGGCTAAGATGGTGGCCAAAACTGCCCACACGAAGGTGGATTTGGATTGGTCACACAGGGAGCTCCTCAAGGCCTGTCTGGCCCTGCGTGCCCGTGAGCGGTCCTGGGGTGGGTACCTGGACATGTTAATGCATTCCATGCCCAAGGACTTGATCAGGCACGCCCGGTGGTGGCTGAGCTGGTCGAAGGTGTGTTTCCCGTGGTACCTGCCCATTCCACTTTGACCTGTACGGGGTCAGAGTTCAGAGAGCAGCATGTGAGGTCATTATAAGATAGGATATTAGACTAGGAAAATTCACCAATGTGCTAGCCAAAACTATTAAAATACTTGTTGGTTATCGGTCTTACCTACGCCGCCAAAAGGAAGGGAGTTGAGCACGTAGTGCATTATGACATCATTGACTACCACCCCGCCGCTGCTGGTCTCGGCAATCATTCGCTTTATCACCTCATTGGCAAAAAGAGAAAGAAGAATAATATAGTCTGCGTGATCCTCTACACTCTCCTAATATGGAGTTCTATTGTTTCAACGGTAGTAGCTTACCTTCTTGTCAGAGGAAAAAACATACAGTGCTAAGGGCTTCTCTTTCCCGTTGATGAAGCGAATTGCATCACCCACATCACCAACAGTCACTAT carries:
- the slbp gene encoding histone RNA hairpin-binding protein isoform X2 is translated as MSFRHKSRRTNAEYNGDENRNRGPSRWSNCRKRGADGSMRSNGDLDSTGTSDLKMNANHRPVSFTTPESEGPVPRCADWGSEVETDERRSSVRRDMQRRRILTSDFGPRERKNSSGSSESRDSPVPGEVMEEDEEVLMRRQKQITYGKNTLAYDRYIKEVPKHLRQPGVHPKTPNKFKKYSRRSWDQQIKLWKVKIHAWDPPALEGSELQAIEEVDLDDVMDIELDFPELDSDSSAQPLKVSNASSSQPDSCQGTPSKMMKIDASVDLDMA
- the slbp gene encoding histone RNA hairpin-binding protein isoform X1, translated to MSFRHKSRRTNAEYNGDENRNRGPSRWSNCRKRGADGSMRSNGDLDSTGTSDLKMNANHRPVSFTTPESEGPVPRCADWGSEVETDERRSSVRRDMQRYRRRILTSDFGPRERKNSSGSSESRDSPVPGEVMEEDEEVLMRRQKQITYGKNTLAYDRYIKEVPKHLRQPGVHPKTPNKFKKYSRRSWDQQIKLWKVKIHAWDPPALEGSELQAIEEVDLDDVMDIELDFPELDSDSSAQPLKVSNASSSQPDSCQGTPSKMMKIDASVDLDMA
- the ccdc142 gene encoding uncharacterized protein ccdc142, with the protein product MAQILCTYQVTQNGTALEIEGQGGLDKAGDKTETSPVNENPEPFSSEEEQKRLNALSDDDFLSKDKLDASWSQSCPFTKSLQKAEALLRTRFNPSLRWLLRQKSDDMWEFENRDTFVACQNLTSQSSSRLQRLDQGMLGLSPQCQVLRGPRTGQLQSCVRGLATEGSFYHHPPAATLSQHYGQLQYLLEQRAQLLFLHEYARRTRVTTVYVDKLTSLLERELGLLMDRSRVLERPNSAWSFGMGGLCQELRIHVSHWDALCAKAQSDVWLRTVLFQRTETLAVMRRTLRVLGLQALVLMERCIYTALSALASAQLARVPRDALEDLLAGAEVFNQVLEEQRVQHRGSRWRTQTLQLSDWPGLSSRQPTRRGSLPAPFPVVELMRILAEHRGQIAAEQLYQWASQQSFLYSQALHTGAPAPTWEKLELLFPLLSPLHPSEPSPDGLTLENLPGPSSDESRLGKPCSWSSDLPFIAFIRQDRKSLEILFQALVSSTDLMAPHIPNRPRPECTNTPEHSPRCFEGESSPTDEARQEIKRPKSVQSGACVELFGHYRTMLWREFGKAVIQRFHQPPKRDPLGSVNQWNDQMVFQLVMWLNHGCRGELVPEECRGVVDDFILQLLSNTAFRHWDEVMCASLGSGLKDKCLPGVERENCMVMTCTMERLLQLSPPLLTVLQCLQTSALLVQGDSNARTMRSLHIGSLSRVVASVRSSTFWVMRKAYQFLSSWSLNKFLLVTLGDLKVLRASVVRLLQHVEALSVNENHLLKLLAAQLTQSVTDLQVFSELVLRIFSKDCKRMSEEIFLQTMPSAKHWRVNYKTEFPSSPSDYATTAAQSVIGQVLEGVQPLPEEARIPALTEAMTAFMEAWMEHILKQKIKFSIQGALQLKQDFDLIRNLIRSEEYSLSEEIHQRLLSLRVFHQVDNAIVCLLQQPMAKPYMPSRGWEPFRRCCPSSANMVDQSSSSLNNFESMDLQSACQQALAQAEGSMSPELLASTPQESYLAVAQQEWLDLRIHNGNRWKLPGLQCLTRSEP